A stretch of Henckelia pumila isolate YLH828 chromosome 4, ASM3356847v2, whole genome shotgun sequence DNA encodes these proteins:
- the LOC140861913 gene encoding uncharacterized protein — translation MAFAERGEGNHLHPDPNAHLDEIRRLKEEMEQLKNKQAGYLATTARSIPFTSEILDADLPNHFKLPHIGEYDGKRDPKEHLACFENAALLYKYNDPIKCRVFLTTLVGPTQQWFNLLRLGEIKEFKDFSKSFLHYFSSNKKHPTTTFSLFAIKQHEKENLRAYIRRFSSLALEVPMATPDLLISAFMQGLDTKVFLKSIIKRPPKTYEELLARAKKYVNMEEIQTLGAGLKMERPKSPKNSRVQSLTNL, via the coding sequence ATGGCTTTTGCAGAAAGGGGTGAGGGCAATCATTTGCATCCCGATCCGAATGCTCATCTGGACGAAATCAGAAGGTTGAAAGAAGAGATGGAGCAACTTAAGAATAAGCAGGCCGGGTACTTAGCTACCACGGCTAGGAGTATCCCCTTCACATCGGAGATATTGGACGCCGACCTCCCGAACCATTTCAAATTGCCTCATATAGGGGAATATGATGGTAAAAGGGACCCCAAGGAGCATTTGGCATGCTTTGAAAATGCAGCATTGCTATATAAATATAATGATCCGATCAAGTGCAGAGTTTTTCTCACTACTCTAGTAGGGCCAACACAACAATGGTTTAATTTGTTACGCCTGGGGGaaatcaaagaattcaaggatttTAGCAAGTCTTTCCTACATTACTTTTCTAGTAACAAAAAGCATCCTACCACCACATTCAGCCTTTTCGCAATTAAGCAGCACGAGAAAGAGAATTTGAGGGCGTATATTCGCAGGTTTAGCTCTTTGGCCCTCGAAGTACCAATGGCTACACCCGATCTACTCATTAGTGCCTTCATGCAAGGACTCGATACAAAAGTTTTTCTGAAATCTATAATAAAGAGGCCGCCTAAAACATACGAGGAATTACTTGCCCGAGCTAAAAAATATGTCAACATGGAAGAGATACAGACTTTGGGAGCAGGTTTAAAGATGGAGAGGCCAAAAAGTCCAAAAAATAGTAGAGTCCAGAGCCTTACGAATTTGTGA
- the LOC140863623 gene encoding NEDD8-conjugating enzyme Ubc12-like, which produces MIKLFKVKEKQRELAENANGRPPVKKQSAGELRLHKDISELNLPNTCSISFPNGKDDLMNFEVTIRPDEGYYQGGVFIFSFQISPIYPHEAPKVKCKTKVYHPNIDLEGNVCLNILREDWKPVLNINTIIYGLYHLFTEPNHEDPLNHDAAAVLRDNPKLFASNVRRAMLGGYVGQTLFPRCI; this is translated from the exons ATGATCAAGTTGTTCAAGGTGAAGGAAAAGCAAAGAGAACTTGCTGAAAATGCCAACGGTAGGCCTCCTGTGAAAAAGCAAAGTGCGGGTGAATTGCGGCTTCACAAAG ATATTAGTGAACTAAATCTGCCGAACACATGTAGCATATCCTTTCCCAACGGAAAGGATGACCTGATGAACTTTGAAGTCACCATTCGCCCTGATGAAGGATATTATCA GGGTGGGGTGTTTATCTTTTCTTTCCAAATTTCTCCCATATATCCTCATGAAGCGCCAAAGGTCAAGTGCAAAACAAAG GTCTACCATCCTAATATCGACTTAGAAGGAAATGTCTGTCTAAACATTCTTCGAGAAGACTGGAAACCTGTGCTGAATATAAACACCATCATCTATGGGCTGTATCATCTTTTCACG GAACCCAATCACGAGGATCCTCTAAATCATGATGCTGCTGCAGTTTTGAGAGATAACCCGAAATTATTCGCGTCTAATGTTAGGAGGGCAATGCTTGGTGGATATGTTGGACAAACTTTGTTCCCTCGCTGCATATAG